Proteins encoded by one window of Methylovirgula ligni:
- the flgB gene encoding flagellar basal body rod protein FlgB: MEPIYLFDLASTQQNWLATRQAVVAQNIANANTPGYVAKEVAPFKNVYDQTQLDLVSTSPGHMALDPLNADDATKDASPWEVVPSGNSVSMEREMLKANEVSREYSMNTAIVKAFAQMYTVSVKGS, translated from the coding sequence TTGGAACCGATCTACCTCTTTGACCTCGCATCGACGCAGCAGAACTGGCTTGCGACACGGCAAGCGGTCGTGGCGCAGAATATCGCGAACGCGAATACGCCGGGCTATGTCGCCAAGGAAGTAGCGCCGTTCAAGAACGTCTACGACCAGACGCAGCTTGACCTTGTTTCGACCAGTCCCGGCCACATGGCTCTCGACCCGCTCAACGCGGACGATGCGACGAAGGATGCTTCGCCTTGGGAAGTGGTTCCATCGGGCAATTCCGTCAGCATGGAGCGCGAGATGCTGAAGGCGAACGAGGTCAGTCGCGAATATTCGATGAACACTGCGATCGTTAAGGCTTTCGCCCAGATGTACACCGTCAGCGTGAAAGGCTCGTGA
- the flgC gene encoding flagellar basal body rod protein FlgC, translating into MIDPIDAAIEVATSGLEAHSTRMRVISENLANAESTASVPGGNPYTRKLVTFEDEMDQASGVDLVKVKTVGLDKEPFRVEYDPGNPAADASGFVKLPNVNLITEMADMREANRSYSANIQVVKQARELYTMTVDLMRNN; encoded by the coding sequence ATGATAGATCCGATCGACGCCGCGATAGAGGTCGCGACTTCCGGCCTTGAGGCGCATTCGACGCGGATGCGCGTCATCTCCGAAAACTTGGCCAACGCCGAGTCGACCGCTTCGGTGCCCGGCGGCAATCCCTATACGCGCAAGCTCGTCACGTTCGAGGATGAGATGGATCAGGCGAGCGGCGTCGATCTCGTCAAGGTCAAGACCGTCGGCCTCGACAAGGAGCCGTTCCGGGTCGAATACGACCCTGGCAATCCCGCCGCCGATGCGAGTGGATTCGTCAAGCTGCCGAACGTCAACCTCATCACCGAAATGGCGGATATGCGTGAGGCAAACCGGTCCTATTCCGCCAACATTCAGGTCGTCAAGCAGGCGCGTGAGCTCTACACGATGACCGTCGATCTCATGAGGAATAACTGA
- a CDS encoding flagellar hook-basal body complex protein FliE, with protein MIPALSLLGSVAAGAADSVSSLVPGVAGSGSASAPAPTDFGSVLAQVTGDAVDKLKVGEATAISGLQGKSSVQDVTKAVMDAQQSLQTAVAIRDKVVSAYQEVSRMSI; from the coding sequence ATGATTCCCGCGCTTTCGCTTCTGGGGTCCGTCGCGGCCGGCGCCGCGGATAGCGTCTCTTCGCTCGTGCCGGGGGTTGCCGGTTCCGGTTCTGCATCCGCTCCGGCGCCGACGGATTTCGGCTCCGTGCTCGCCCAGGTCACGGGTGACGCCGTCGATAAGCTGAAGGTTGGCGAGGCGACGGCGATTTCCGGTCTGCAGGGAAAGTCCTCCGTGCAGGATGTGACGAAGGCTGTGATGGATGCGCAGCAGTCCCTGCAAACGGCAGTCGCGATCCGCGACAAGGTCGTCTCGGCCTATCAAGAAGTCAGCCGCATGTCGATTTGA
- the flgG gene encoding flagellar basal-body rod protein FlgG has translation MSSTVLSIAATGMAAQSLNVEVIANNIANINTVGFRGSRAEFTDLIYQPERLPGVSSRGQDSAVPEGAMVGLGVRTAAVRNLQIQGTMNSTGNPLDLAISGRGWFQVTAPDGTLLYTRAGDFSTNQNGQIVTQDGYIVSPAMVVPTNALSVNINQTGVVSVTLSGQTQPQQIGQLSVANFANEGGLLPVGNNNFEQTGASGQAVAGIPGDPGFGTINQGFLEASNVDPVKEITNLISAQRAYEMNSKVVQAADQMEQTLTKNMG, from the coding sequence ATGTCATCGACGGTATTATCCATCGCGGCGACGGGCATGGCGGCGCAGAGCCTCAATGTCGAGGTCATCGCCAACAATATTGCCAACATCAACACGGTCGGCTTTCGCGGCTCGCGTGCGGAATTCACCGATCTGATCTATCAGCCCGAGCGGCTGCCGGGCGTTTCGAGCCGCGGGCAGGATTCGGCGGTGCCGGAAGGCGCGATGGTCGGCCTCGGCGTCCGCACCGCCGCCGTACGCAATCTGCAAATCCAGGGCACAATGAACAGCACGGGAAATCCGCTCGATCTCGCGATCAGCGGGCGTGGCTGGTTTCAGGTGACGGCGCCGGATGGAACCCTGCTTTATACCCGCGCCGGCGATTTTTCGACCAATCAGAACGGGCAGATCGTTACGCAGGACGGCTATATCGTGAGCCCGGCGATGGTCGTACCGACAAATGCGCTGAGCGTGAACATCAATCAGACGGGCGTCGTCAGCGTCACGCTTTCCGGGCAGACGCAGCCGCAGCAGATCGGTCAGTTGTCGGTCGCGAATTTCGCCAACGAGGGCGGCCTTCTGCCGGTCGGCAACAATAACTTCGAGCAGACGGGGGCCTCCGGCCAGGCGGTCGCCGGCATTCCGGGCGACCCGGGTTTCGGCACGATCAATCAGGGCTTTCTCGAAGCCTCGAATGTCGATCCCGTGAAAGAGATCACCAATCTCATCAGCGCCCAGCGCGCCTATGAAATGAATTCGAAGGTCGTGCAGGCCGCCGATCAGATGGAGCAGACGCTCACCAAGAACATGGGGTGA
- the flgA gene encoding flagellar basal body P-ring formation chaperone FlgA, which yields MSRQPGRFSRLGGVGRHVALAGLLALFAVPACAGNVLPVPAVTIYPGDIIKENAIVDHDFGDGGPMRGAAIDSRAALIGKVARHTLLPGLAISFNAIGEPRLVADGQKVRVVFEQDGLVIETYAAALQAGGDGDVISVRNLDSGLTISGTVQADGSVRVGG from the coding sequence ATGAGCAGGCAACCGGGGCGGTTTTCCAGGCTGGGCGGGGTCGGGCGTCATGTGGCGCTGGCCGGGCTTCTTGCGCTTTTCGCGGTGCCGGCCTGCGCCGGCAATGTGCTGCCGGTTCCTGCGGTGACGATTTACCCTGGCGATATCATCAAGGAAAATGCGATCGTCGATCACGATTTCGGCGACGGCGGCCCGATGCGCGGGGCTGCGATCGACTCGCGCGCCGCGCTGATCGGCAAGGTCGCGCGGCATACTTTGCTCCCGGGCCTGGCGATTTCGTTCAATGCCATCGGCGAGCCCCGGCTTGTCGCCGACGGCCAGAAGGTCAGGGTTGTCTTCGAGCAGGACGGCCTGGTGATCGAAACCTATGCGGCCGCTTTGCAGGCGGGCGGGGACGGCGACGTCATCTCCGTCCGTAATCTCGATAGCGGACTGACGATATCAGGAACCGTGCAGGCGGATGGATCGGTGCGGGTGGGCGGCTGA
- the flgI gene encoding flagellar basal body P-ring protein FlgI gives MVRLGLVLAICLAVFGAQAAVRIKDISSIEGVRDNQLLGYGLVVGLQNTGDTLLNSTFTQQALQSMLDRMGINVRGTAMRTRNVAAVLVTADVPPYVTPGTRIDVTVSSLGDATSLMGGTLVLTSLNGVDGQTFAIAQGQVAVAGYSAEGQAESVTENVPTAGRIANGALMERPVPGDLADLGPLTFELKNPDFATAARVADAINAFSQGRYGRAVARQRDQRSIDVEPPPQVNKARFIGEIGELDVEPDMPARVVMDARSGAVVISQDVQISTVAVTYGNITVRVTETPQVSQPAPFSHGRTVVVPNTQINVDQPNATIAIVHGPSLRTLVAGLNQIGLKPSGIIAILQAIKAAGALQADLVVE, from the coding sequence ATGGTTCGTCTCGGCCTTGTTCTGGCTATTTGTCTGGCGGTCTTCGGCGCCCAGGCCGCGGTGCGCATCAAGGATATTTCATCGATCGAGGGCGTGCGCGATAACCAGCTTCTGGGCTATGGCCTTGTCGTCGGCTTGCAGAACACCGGCGATACGCTGCTCAATTCGACTTTCACCCAGCAGGCGTTACAATCCATGCTCGATCGCATGGGCATCAATGTCCGCGGCACAGCAATGCGCACGCGCAATGTCGCAGCCGTGCTCGTCACCGCCGACGTGCCGCCCTATGTCACGCCGGGCACACGCATTGACGTCACGGTTTCCTCTTTGGGCGATGCGACATCGTTGATGGGCGGCACCTTGGTCCTGACCTCGCTTAACGGCGTCGATGGTCAGACCTTTGCGATCGCCCAAGGCCAGGTCGCTGTTGCCGGTTATTCGGCCGAGGGGCAGGCCGAAAGCGTCACCGAAAATGTACCGACTGCGGGCCGAATCGCCAATGGCGCGCTCATGGAGCGACCCGTGCCTGGCGATCTGGCGGACCTCGGCCCGCTCACTTTTGAACTGAAGAATCCGGACTTCGCGACGGCGGCGCGGGTGGCGGACGCGATCAATGCGTTTTCGCAGGGCCGTTATGGCCGCGCCGTCGCCAGGCAGCGCGATCAGCGTTCGATCGATGTCGAACCGCCGCCGCAAGTCAACAAGGCCCGCTTCATCGGCGAGATTGGCGAGCTCGATGTGGAACCGGATATGCCGGCGCGTGTGGTGATGGACGCGCGTAGCGGCGCCGTGGTTATCAGCCAGGATGTGCAGATTTCGACGGTCGCGGTCACTTACGGCAATATCACCGTGCGCGTGACAGAGACGCCGCAGGTTTCCCAGCCGGCGCCCTTCTCGCATGGCCGTACGGTCGTCGTGCCGAATACGCAGATCAATGTCGATCAGCCGAACGCGACGATTGCCATCGTCCATGGCCCCAGCCTGCGTACTTTGGTCGCCGGCCTCAACCAGATCGGTCTCAAGCCGAGTGGCATCATCGCCATTCTCCAGGCGATCAAGGCAGCGGGCGCGCTGCAGGCCGATCTCGTCGTCGAATAA
- a CDS encoding MotE family protein, translating to MRHVSFALLFWCIGIAAAFGQTRATDESDSSTLQAAAAPAVAQKPVDLHVDTQKRQAEARMRAETRARAARALPEVRMFCTNNVSTAGAARVAWEAAKLEDLDARLQQRIAELEAKRAEYEDWLHKRDEALKKARDEVVAIYSKMEPEAAANELAQMDDETAAAVLSKLNTRSASAILGEMDPTRAAHLTDEMVGANLGDGKKS from the coding sequence ATGCGGCACGTTTCATTCGCCCTTCTTTTCTGGTGCATCGGGATCGCGGCCGCGTTCGGGCAAACGCGGGCTACGGACGAAAGCGACTCGTCCACGCTGCAAGCCGCTGCCGCTCCGGCCGTTGCGCAGAAGCCCGTCGATCTGCACGTCGATACGCAAAAGCGTCAGGCCGAAGCCCGGATGCGGGCGGAAACGCGCGCACGCGCGGCGCGGGCGCTGCCGGAAGTGCGAATGTTTTGCACGAATAACGTTTCGACCGCCGGCGCGGCGCGGGTCGCCTGGGAGGCTGCGAAGCTTGAGGATCTCGACGCGCGTTTGCAGCAGCGAATCGCCGAGCTCGAAGCCAAACGCGCGGAATATGAAGACTGGCTGCACAAGCGCGACGAGGCGCTGAAGAAAGCGCGCGATGAGGTTGTCGCCATCTATTCAAAGATGGAGCCCGAGGCTGCGGCCAATGAGCTCGCGCAAATGGACGATGAGACGGCGGCCGCTGTGCTCAGCAAGCTCAATACCCGCAGCGCGAGTGCGATTCTCGGAGAGATGGACCCGACGCGCGCCGCGCACCTGACCGACGAAATGGTCGGCGCCAATCTCGGTGACGGAAAGAAATCCTGA
- the flgH gene encoding flagellar basal body L-ring protein FlgH, translating to MRLLLLLIALLPLAGCAGDIKEVGREPSMSAVGTGLSADVAPMPTSIFAADARNTRGAIWDGSHADIFSDPRASKIGDVITVNIAINDSAVFGNSTDRSMNGEVKGGLNYQVQTSNGQTQWYPQYDVTSQSNAQGQGSIDRSEKIQMSVGAVVTDVLPNGNLIVSGSQEVRVNYELRVLNIAGIVRPRDISKENTIAYNKIAEARISYGGRGRIMEVQQPGFGQQIFDRFRPL from the coding sequence ATGCGATTGCTGCTGCTCCTGATCGCACTGTTGCCGCTGGCCGGTTGTGCCGGCGATATCAAGGAAGTCGGGCGCGAGCCGTCGATGAGCGCCGTCGGTACGGGGCTCTCGGCGGATGTTGCGCCGATGCCGACGTCCATCTTTGCCGCAGACGCGCGCAATACGCGGGGGGCGATCTGGGACGGTAGCCATGCCGACATTTTCAGCGATCCGCGCGCCTCGAAAATCGGCGATGTCATCACCGTGAACATTGCGATCAACGACAGCGCGGTCTTCGGCAATTCGACCGATCGCAGCATGAATGGCGAGGTCAAGGGTGGCCTGAACTACCAGGTTCAGACCAGCAACGGCCAGACCCAGTGGTATCCGCAATATGACGTGACCTCTCAGTCCAACGCGCAGGGTCAAGGCTCGATCGACCGCTCGGAGAAGATTCAAATGTCGGTCGGCGCCGTCGTCACCGACGTTCTGCCGAATGGCAATTTGATCGTCAGTGGTTCGCAGGAAGTGCGCGTCAATTATGAGCTGCGCGTGTTGAATATCGCCGGGATCGTCCGGCCGCGCGACATCTCGAAGGAAAACACGATCGCGTATAACAAGATCGCCGAAGCGCGCATTTCCTACGGCGGCCGTGGCCGTATCATGGAAGTGCAGCAGCCCGGGTTCGGGCAGCAGATTTTCGATCGGTTTCGGCCGCTCTGA
- a CDS encoding flagellar basal body-associated FliL family protein has protein sequence MAEADEFGGEASAAIKLQTFPALIPWLATMAGLSLFAILVGGMLGFVMVSTVRSSARNAADPAVAPATKLIDLPPIVTNLADPSNTWVRLQTAIVVDANPDVKPDVLAAEISDDLLGFMKTESLAQIGGASGLQHLREDLTERAVIRSQGHVRELIIQTLVVQ, from the coding sequence ATGGCTGAGGCCGACGAATTTGGCGGAGAGGCATCTGCGGCGATAAAGCTGCAGACGTTTCCGGCCCTGATTCCGTGGCTCGCGACCATGGCAGGGCTAAGTCTCTTTGCCATACTCGTCGGTGGAATGCTTGGCTTCGTCATGGTCTCGACTGTGCGCAGCAGCGCACGCAACGCAGCGGATCCGGCGGTTGCTCCTGCTACGAAGCTCATCGATTTGCCGCCCATCGTCACCAATCTCGCCGATCCGTCCAATACCTGGGTGCGCCTGCAGACCGCGATCGTCGTCGATGCAAACCCGGATGTGAAGCCGGACGTGCTCGCCGCCGAAATCTCGGACGACCTTCTCGGATTCATGAAGACCGAATCGCTTGCCCAGATCGGCGGCGCGAGCGGCCTTCAGCATTTGCGCGAGGATTTGACCGAGCGCGCGGTGATCCGCTCGCAAGGGCATGTTCGGGAGCTGATCATTCAAACCCTGGTGGTGCAGTGA
- the fliP gene encoding flagellar type III secretion system pore protein FliP (The bacterial flagellar biogenesis protein FliP forms a type III secretion system (T3SS)-type pore required for flagellar assembly.) encodes MKRLLFALALLLVSTAAAMAQTPDLNALLPQGGGSAAARIIQLVALLTVLSVAPGLLIMVTSFTRFIVALSFLRSGLGLQSTPANLVLISLALFMTFYVMAPTFDRAWQDGVQPLMDNKITEQVAFPKIIEPFRVFMMRQVRDKDLKLFEDLAPPDIKPAPDAKPASEVEIRILIPAFMISELRRGFEMGFLIALPFLVIDVVVSTLTMSMGMMMLPPSVISLPIKVLFFVLIDGWNMLIGSLVRSYS; translated from the coding sequence GTGAAGCGCTTGCTGTTTGCTCTGGCCCTGCTGCTCGTCTCGACAGCCGCCGCAATGGCTCAAACGCCGGACCTCAACGCGCTGCTCCCGCAGGGCGGCGGCAGCGCCGCCGCGCGGATCATCCAGCTCGTCGCGCTGCTGACGGTGCTCTCGGTTGCGCCGGGCCTGCTGATCATGGTCACGAGCTTCACGCGCTTCATTGTCGCGCTATCCTTCCTTCGCTCGGGTCTGGGCCTGCAGAGTACCCCGGCGAATCTGGTTTTGATCAGTCTGGCGCTGTTCATGACCTTTTATGTTATGGCGCCGACGTTCGATCGCGCCTGGCAGGACGGCGTCCAGCCGTTGATGGACAACAAGATCACCGAGCAGGTTGCGTTTCCAAAAATTATAGAGCCATTCCGCGTATTCATGATGCGGCAGGTGCGCGACAAGGATCTGAAGCTGTTTGAAGACCTCGCGCCGCCGGATATCAAGCCGGCGCCGGACGCCAAGCCGGCGTCCGAGGTCGAAATCCGCATTCTCATTCCCGCCTTCATGATCTCGGAACTGCGGCGCGGCTTCGAGATGGGATTTCTGATCGCTCTGCCGTTCCTCGTTATCGACGTGGTCGTTTCGACGCTGACGATGTCGATGGGCATGATGATGCTGCCGCCCTCGGTCATCTCGCTGCCGATCAAGGTCCTCTTCTTCGTTCTCATCGACGGCTGGAACATGCTGATCGGCAGTCTGGTGCGATCCTACAGCTAG
- a CDS encoding glycosyltransferase family 2 protein, producing the protein MPRPADRGIAVVIPSRLAGTARKLFVEQAIGAASEQAIPRGIRLAFFIGIDLDAQIPSSLGARPDVTFARSTGRGQAAAINAAANAAAAQNHDFIALLEDDDQWEPNFLAWALGCLETCDFVSSNQLEVDAEERCVRVNDFPTPSGWIMAADLWRKVGPFDESLRWHVDNDWLGRLALSGARRVHLVEATAPINLPSCAQVRPWIANVLTQGGPTSTVRRHLSSRPLVRRTVHQGSGMHQIACNPLAAAESQSEYRQLIARYGRIPW; encoded by the coding sequence ATGCCAAGGCCGGCTGATCGCGGCATCGCCGTCGTCATCCCCTCGCGCCTCGCGGGCACGGCGCGCAAGCTTTTCGTCGAACAGGCGATCGGGGCGGCGAGCGAGCAGGCGATTCCACGCGGCATCCGTCTCGCTTTTTTCATCGGCATCGATCTCGACGCGCAGATTCCATCCTCGCTTGGCGCGCGTCCGGATGTGACCTTCGCACGTAGCACCGGGCGCGGTCAGGCGGCCGCCATCAACGCCGCCGCAAATGCAGCGGCAGCGCAAAATCACGATTTCATCGCCTTGCTCGAAGACGATGATCAATGGGAGCCGAACTTTCTCGCCTGGGCGCTTGGCTGTCTTGAGACCTGCGATTTCGTCTCATCGAATCAGCTTGAGGTCGACGCCGAGGAGCGCTGCGTCCGGGTCAATGATTTTCCGACCCCTTCGGGCTGGATCATGGCGGCAGATCTCTGGCGCAAGGTGGGGCCATTCGACGAATCGCTGCGCTGGCACGTGGACAATGATTGGCTTGGCCGGCTCGCTTTGAGCGGCGCGCGAAGGGTCCATCTCGTCGAAGCGACGGCGCCGATAAATCTGCCGAGCTGCGCGCAGGTTCGTCCCTGGATCGCCAATGTCCTCACGCAGGGTGGCCCGACGAGTACGGTCCGGCGGCATCTGTCCTCCCGGCCCCTGGTGCGCCGCACCGTGCATCAAGGCTCGGGCATGCATCAAATCGCATGCAATCCGCTGGCGGCGGCGGAAAGTCAGAGCGAGTATCGTCAGCTGATTGCCCGCTATGGGCGAATTCCCTGGTAG
- a CDS encoding flagellin, which produces MTALLALNQTQQTLNTYENQVSTGLAISGAKDNAAYWSIATTMNTQVGALGAVSSSLSESASMLSTMTAALNQTISIVDNLQNDLLTAQDLVAKGDTTDLAKTQDDIAQQQQLLLSIGSSSNVNGVNFLEATAGATVQLLSSYDTKAGASFITIDTGTTTALFNTASTGATTGILGAKGAAYTASSILTLDVTAAGVTSGDIGNMLTDVQTALSKITAAASNVGADQNNVTAQQTFISNLTDSLSAAVGSLVDADMNQASTKISALQVQQQLGVQALAIANSNTQLILKLFGQ; this is translated from the coding sequence ATGACGGCGCTTCTCGCGCTCAATCAGACTCAGCAGACCCTCAATACCTACGAAAATCAGGTTTCGACCGGCTTGGCGATCTCTGGCGCCAAGGACAATGCCGCTTATTGGTCCATCGCCACGACGATGAACACGCAGGTCGGCGCTCTCGGCGCTGTCTCGAGCTCGCTTTCGGAAAGCGCCTCGATGCTGTCGACGATGACCGCGGCGCTGAACCAGACAATCTCGATCGTGGATAACCTCCAGAACGATCTTCTGACCGCTCAGGATCTCGTTGCGAAGGGCGATACGACCGATCTGGCAAAAACCCAGGACGACATCGCTCAACAGCAGCAATTGCTTCTCAGCATCGGCAGCTCGTCGAACGTCAACGGCGTCAACTTCCTCGAAGCCACCGCCGGCGCGACGGTTCAATTGCTCTCGTCCTATGACACCAAGGCGGGCGCGAGCTTCATCACGATCGATACGGGTACGACGACTGCTCTTTTCAATACCGCTTCTACCGGAGCGACGACGGGTATTCTCGGCGCCAAGGGTGCCGCTTATACAGCCTCTTCGATCCTGACCCTGGATGTCACCGCCGCCGGCGTCACCTCCGGCGACATCGGCAACATGCTCACGGACGTGCAGACGGCTCTGAGCAAGATCACCGCCGCGGCCAGCAATGTTGGCGCGGACCAGAACAATGTCACCGCTCAGCAGACCTTCATCTCGAACCTCACGGATTCGCTGTCGGCTGCGGTCGGTTCTCTGGTCGACGCGGACATGAACCAGGCCTCGACGAAGATTTCGGCTCTGCAGGTTCAGCAGCAGCTCGGTGTCCAGGCGTTGGCGATTGCCAATTCCAACACCCAGCTCATCCTGAAGCTCTTCGGCCAATAA
- the fliF gene encoding flagellar basal-body MS-ring/collar protein FliF, whose amino-acid sequence MAALDQAKRVWENLLKLGTRRLIGLGVTGLAIFLVTGLAGYYLSRPTQELLYSGLDRDDVSRIASALKEANIDFDVSADSTAVYVRFGQTAQARMLLAEKGLPNSPNAGNELFDKLGSLGLTSFMQEVTRARALEGELARTIQLMSAVKAARVHLVLPDDGSFRRESEPPSASVVVRTEIPDDVSVAKAIRHLVAAAVPGMKPNEVTVLDTDGMLLASGDDSGETGAGQMLSLEKTFSKEIQDNISRTLIPFFGLNNFQISVSTRINTDKKETQETVYDPESRVERSVRVVRSNETSQNSTNQSPTTVTQNLPPAKTEADGGKQSAEENQKREETTNYEVSSKTIQTISGGFEVEHISVAVLVNRASLAAAIGGTPTPEAIARQLADLQQIIASAAGANQSRGDMIKVSAVEFVDTGRDLAPVPPPGWQELLARQSGTAINAGVILLVALLTIWFGVRPAIRAFSAPPQLALADPAGYLGADSIDLSEPSLSMPEGMAAFPTLSNEPNLIGDVADSAKRTPMKRLEQIVEFDEQQAVNILKLWMRQRSPV is encoded by the coding sequence ATGGCGGCGCTCGATCAGGCGAAGCGCGTCTGGGAAAATCTTCTTAAGCTCGGGACGCGGCGGCTCATCGGCCTTGGCGTGACTGGCTTGGCTATTTTTCTGGTCACGGGTCTTGCCGGCTATTATCTCAGCCGCCCGACGCAGGAGCTGCTCTACAGCGGTCTTGATCGCGATGACGTGAGCCGCATCGCTTCGGCGCTGAAGGAAGCCAATATCGATTTCGATGTCAGCGCCGACAGCACCGCGGTCTATGTACGCTTCGGGCAGACGGCACAGGCGCGCATGCTGCTGGCGGAAAAGGGCCTGCCTAACAGCCCCAATGCCGGCAACGAACTCTTCGATAAGCTAGGTTCGCTCGGGCTTACCTCCTTCATGCAGGAGGTGACGCGGGCTCGCGCGCTGGAGGGCGAACTCGCGCGCACGATTCAATTGATGAGCGCGGTCAAGGCCGCGCGGGTTCATCTGGTTCTGCCCGACGATGGGTCTTTCCGCCGCGAAAGCGAGCCGCCGTCGGCTTCGGTCGTCGTGCGCACCGAGATCCCGGACGACGTTTCGGTTGCCAAAGCCATTCGCCATCTCGTCGCCGCAGCCGTTCCGGGCATGAAGCCGAATGAAGTGACCGTACTCGACACAGATGGAATGCTGCTCGCCTCGGGCGATGATTCCGGCGAGACCGGGGCGGGCCAGATGCTCTCGCTCGAAAAGACATTCTCCAAGGAAATTCAAGACAATATCAGCCGGACTTTAATTCCCTTCTTCGGCCTCAACAATTTTCAGATCAGTGTCTCCACCCGAATCAATACCGACAAGAAGGAAACGCAGGAGACGGTCTACGATCCGGAATCGCGGGTCGAGCGGTCGGTTCGCGTCGTCAGGTCGAACGAAACCTCGCAGAATTCGACCAACCAGTCGCCGACCACGGTGACGCAAAACCTGCCGCCGGCAAAAACGGAAGCCGACGGCGGCAAGCAGTCGGCCGAGGAGAATCAGAAGCGCGAGGAGACGACCAACTACGAAGTCTCGTCCAAGACGATTCAGACGATCAGCGGCGGCTTCGAGGTCGAGCACATTTCCGTAGCGGTTCTGGTCAATCGCGCGAGCCTCGCCGCCGCGATCGGCGGCACGCCGACACCGGAGGCGATCGCCAGGCAACTCGCCGATTTGCAGCAAATCATCGCCTCCGCAGCGGGCGCGAACCAATCGCGCGGCGATATGATCAAGGTATCGGCGGTCGAATTTGTCGACACCGGCCGCGATCTCGCCCCGGTGCCGCCGCCCGGCTGGCAGGAATTGCTGGCGCGCCAGTCCGGCACGGCCATCAACGCCGGCGTGATTCTCCTCGTCGCCTTGCTGACGATCTGGTTCGGCGTGCGGCCGGCGATCAGGGCTTTCTCGGCTCCGCCGCAACTCGCCCTCGCGGACCCGGCGGGCTATCTTGGAGCGGACAGTATCGATCTGTCCGAACCCAGCCTGTCGATGCCGGAAGGCATGGCGGCCTTCCCAACGCTGTCGAATGAGCCGAATCTGATCGGGGATGTCGCCGACAGCGCCAAGCGCACGCCGATGAAGCGGCTTGAACAAATCGTCGAGTTCGATGAGCAGCAGGCGGTCAATATCCTGAAGCTCTGGATGCGCCAGAGGAGCCCGGTCTGA